The Lolium rigidum isolate FL_2022 chromosome 2, APGP_CSIRO_Lrig_0.1, whole genome shotgun sequence genomic interval gggTTCTGCTTGATTTGGAAGGGTCGGTCAATTCTTTGGCACTCCAGGCGGGAATTTGGGAGGCAGTTAATACATAGCTCTTGTCTTGATCGGTTCCGGCGAGCGATCACCACCGCCGCCGGTGGCCATTCTGCTTACTGCGCGAGCCTGATCGATCGAGCACAGAAGAGCAGAGCTCCCTAGGCGGCCGACGCGTTGGGTTTCTAGAAGAGCAGGAGAAAGAAAGAGCTTTGCAGGTGCGTCGCTGAAATGAGCGATGTCACCGTCAGGTTCGTGCTGGCCGCCGCCGTCATGGCGGTGTCGCTGGTGATGGCCTCGTCGGCCTcaccgtcatcatcatcaccgtctGCGCCGTCGCACGACTACGGCGACGCGCTGCGGAAGAGCTTGCTCTACTTCGAGGCGCAGCGGTCGGGTCGGCTCCCCTACAACCAGCGCGTGCGGTGGCGTGGCCACTCGGGCCTCACCGACGGGCTGGAGCAAGGGGTGGACCTGGTGGGCGGGTACTACGACGCCGGCGACCACGTCAAGTTCGGCCTGCCCATGGCCTTCACCGTCACCATGCTCTCATGGAGCATCATCGAGTACGGCGACCAGGTGGCCGCCGCCGGGGAGCTCGTCCACGCGCTGCAGTCCATCAAGTGGGGCACCGACTACTTCATCAAGGCGCACACCGCGCCCAACGAGCTCTGGACCCAGGTCGGGGACGGCGACTCGGACCACTACTGCTGGCAGCGGCCCGAGGACATGACCACGTCGCGCCGGGCCTACAAGGTGGACGCCGAGCACCCGGGGTCGGAGGTCGCCGCCGAGACCGCCGCAGCCATGGCCGCCGCGTCCGTCGTGTTCCGGAACGCCGGCGACGCCCACTACgcgcacctcctcctccaccacgcgCAGCAGGTACGCTGTCACCTAGTCACTGACTTGTCGCGCAAAAGTTAATAATGCAAAAGGAAATAATCGACAGAATTAGCACCTTAATCTTGCTTTAGCCTTTTTTTGTTAGTTTGATCGCTTTACACAAAATTCATCACAATTAAAATATGACACTCCACTAGCTGCGGCTGGTAGCTGACAGCGAGCAACTCACCGTCCATCGTACAAATACATTTCAACACAATATCGTATTTACGTCGTATTAATGCATGTATATTGTATGTGCAGTTGTTCGAGTTTGCCGACAAGTACAGGGGAAGGTACCACGAGAGCGTCCGGGTGGTGAAGAGCTTCTACCCGTCGTCGAGCGGGTACAAGGACGAGCTGCTCTGGGCGGCGCTGTGGCTGCACCGCGCCACCGGCAGCCGCCGGTACCTCGACTACGCCGTCGACAACGCCGACGACTTCGGCGGCACCGGCTGGGGCGTCTCGGAGTTCAGctgggacatcaagtactccggcCTACAGGTCCTCGCCTCAAAGGTCAGCACATTCCCCACGCATCCAACTCCAAACCCATGCATGCATGGACCTACCTCTACCGAACCTATACCTTTCTTGCTTTGCTATAACTGGTCAAATTTGTTTACCTTTTCTATGCTTGCatgcataatcaaaatgcttcttttCTAGCGTCGATTGCGCTAGAACTGTAAATTAGTCAATGATAGAATTATATTTGTGGCAGTAATTAGATGGTTCTAAAAAAACTCAGCGATTAAACTGTACCAACAGTTTAGTACTATAGTATAGTGGAGTAGTGGTAATTAAATAGGTGACATGTGATGATCATCCTCTTTTTGTTGGTTTGGTTGATTAACCGGTTAATTTAGTAGTATAGTAGTGGTGATTAAATAGGTGATATGTGGTGATCAACGTGGTTCATCAACATCCTCTTCGTTGATTTGGTTGTGCCACCAGTTTTGTATAGTAGTAGTTAGCATGAGGAACAAGCCTGTTTGGTGCACCCTAGCTTTTGCTTAGCGACCCTCTCTAGCTTGCAAGCATGGCTACCCTTCTACCTAGCTTGCTTTCTTGCCTGTGATCGATAGAGTTGATGGATGCGCCAAGCTCAACCACTCCGGCCCATCTCTTGTACTAGAATGCATATACTAAATGGCACAAATTATGCTTTTCAACTTTCGagaatatatacatatataagaGAAATATGTGTGTGTTTGTGTGCGTTCGTAAGTTTATATATACCTAGCTAGAGAAGTTGATTTGGTGAACATAATATATACCCACACTTCCATTGAAGCATAGCCTAGTTAATTAAGAAGATGATTGATGATTCTTAACGAGAAAAAGTTGCTTAATCATGAGGAGCAGATGATGCTCAGCCCACCAAAGGGCACAAAGTGAGATGCCCGAATTGTTTTACTATAAAAACATGGGCCAGGCAAGATCTTTTGATTTTCTTCACCTGTGCCTTTGTCCTTTTGGCAACCACATTTCCTAAATCTAATGTGGTGTTCTTTTCACATGTGCTCTAGGTAGCTACCATTTATATAAGCCTTCTGGAAACAGACAGGCTTCCTAACCTTCGATTGATGCCAGGGGTAGGCTGATGACAACAATGTCTGTCATTTTGGGGTCTTGTAGGAATGGACTGCATTCCTAATCATAACTCCATTGACCGCACTTCTCTACCATATGCTTAGAATGCAAGGAAGCATGCAGCTCTCTTACCATGCATCCACATGCCCATTTCTTTAGTTACCCACAAGCTTAACTCTTGCATGCTTGCTTGGAATGTGATCTTTGAAAACAGGCAATTCAACTAACCCCAGATACTCCAGCTACACATCTTACTTTTCCAATTTGAATAGGGGTTTGACATGAGTCAATGGTCCTCACCTATTAAATGAAGGCACATACTAGTTACTTTGGTGATGGATGTTTATGACTTTTCAATTGGtgaagagagagaaaaaagaagtGGGAGCATGAGACAAAAAAGCTTCTACCGACGGTTACATTTTTTTAAAGAATCTGCCAACTGTTACATGTTTGGGAGAACTGAAGTGGTTGCATAATAAACAGAGCCGTACTAACTGATTGAACCCACAAGCCCATGTGGCCCAAATTCTATTTTCTTGTCACTATCTAGGTTAAGTTGCCTTGATCCAAATGTACAGTTAGTTCTGCCTGACAATTAAATTAGGGTTCATGTCAATCGATGTCATTTGCTAGCAATAGTACTACCTGTCAGCAGGTACCAAGATTCTGCCTTCACACGGACAAATGATTAGCTCAAGTCAACCTTACTGTTTAAGTTTGGCAAAGTTTGACTAGAAGGAGCTCATCAGTCAATACAATCTTGTTGACATTTAGAGGAACAAAATAGTCCAGCTATCCAAGTATTTGGTAGAATAGTCAAAGGAAAGCCCATAGCTCAGAAATTGCACTTTTTTCATGTTGCTGATACTTTGATATTTCCAATTTTCCAGCATACAAATTTACAAGTAATTAGTTGATCACTGCAACTAAACTAACAttatttctcttgatctttatctcagCTGCTGCTGGAGGAGAAGGACCTGAGCTCGGAGCAGCGCTTGGTACTTGAGCAGTACCGTTCCAAGGCGGAGTTCTACGTGTGCTCCAACATGAACAAGAaccccggcggcgccgcccgcaaCGCGCCCCGCACCCCggccggcctcctcttcatccggGCCTGGAACAACCTCCAGTACGTGACCAACGCCGCGTTCCTCATCACCGTGCACTCCGACCTCCTATCCTCTCTCGGCGAGCCTCTCCGCTGCCtccccgacgacgacgccgacacctCGGAcaccggcggcgaggcggcggcggaggtggtcgTCCCCGCCGCAGAGGTGCTGGCGTTCGCCAAGTTCCAGGCGGACTACATCCTGGGCACGAACCCGGCGGAGACAAGCTACCTGGTCGGGTACGGCGAGaagtacccgcggcaggtgcaccACCGGGCGGCGTCGACGGCGTCGGTGAAGCAGGAGAAGGGGTTCATCGGGTGCGCGCAGGGGTTCGACGACTGGTACAGCGCCGGCGGGGACAACCCGCACGACCTTGTCGGCGCCGTCGTCGGCGGGCCGGACGGGAAGGACAGATTCAGGGACGAGCGCGGCATGTACATACATACGGAGGCCTGCACGTACAACACGGCGCCCATGGTCGGGGTGTTGTCCAGGTTCATGGAGATCCAGAGGCAGCAGGGGGAACAAGACCTGTGATTAGCCCGGTGATTCATGCATGCATGGTGTTCGCGGTGTTCATAGGAGGATTCATTAACTGAATAACtgagaaagagagggagagagaaaagtgatttttttttttacttttaggaTGTGGATGGATGGATCGTGGGTGGATTTGTACATTCTTTTTGTTGGCTGATGATTCATAGaaggttttaattttttttccataTAGGAATATGAAATTTCAAAAAAGAATAAAACATTATATACATTGATGATTGACTTTGCATTGGCTACCAATAGAGAAGAGGTTGGGAGTGCGAAGGTTTTCCTCAATGACACTGACCCCGTGTTGCAGTTGCGGGTGGTGGACTGGTGGCAATGTTCGAGACGCTGTGCTTGATATGTGGTCGGCGAAATGCCAACGccagcgccgccatggtcgctctatcGTGCGCGTCACTCCTAGGGTGTCTCGCTCTTCTCCTCTCGGAACGTGCCCGCGTACGTGCTGCCGTTGGTGTCGGTTTCAGTAGCTGGGGCGGCGTGGGCGCAGGGTGCTCGACATTATGACTCTTCCTCGGCTCAAGCGCAGGGTGCTCGACATTATGACTCTTCCTCGGCTCAAGCGCAGGGCGTGCCGACATGCCCCCTGAGACCGAGACCGACGTCAAGGAGAGAAGACTGACCGGACGACCCGCCGTCCACTGGCTGAGTGGTTGGCGGTATCTTCACGGCCTCGGCCGTGAGCTCGTACATGTGACGTCACCGCCGTGTTACGGATTGCAGGTGACGACATCGCCTTAGGGTCTCCAAAGGTGACGCCGTGCTATCGCGCATCCTTGTCCAGGTACGTACGGGGCTCCATCTGAAGTTGTTGGCTTATCTACAGCATATGCCAATTGTGAAAGGTGGTACCTAGCGCTAGAACAGATAAGACATCGTCTATCTAATGCCACCAGCGGAATCATAGTGTCAATTAGTAGTACAAAAGTTGGAAGGAAGTGCTTAGCTGTACTTTTTCTATTGGTGGAACATACTGAATTAACATGACAAAAGAGTTTCCTGTTTGGAGCATATCATAGCACACCAGGTTGTTGTGCATTGACTTGCTTGACTTGTAACTGTGGAATAGGAGTAAAGGCATGTTTTTGTTACTCTCATATATATATAAATGCCATAATGGATGCCTCTCTATTAGCTAGAAAACTCTAGTTTTGCTTGCAAGAGTGAACAAGAATCATGAATCTGCGTCTTCCAGTTATCCTATTCTACATTTTTCAGTTTATCCATGGCCAGTCTGATTATCTAGGTATGTTATCCGGGAAATACTTTGTACACCCATGCATGGGTGTGGGCCTTGCAAGAGTGAACAAGAATCATGAATCTGCGTGTTGCAGTTTTCCTATTCTACATTTTTCAGTTTCTCCATGGCCAGCCTGATTATATGGTATGTTGTCCCCAATTCTTATTTCTTACAGCTCTTTCTGTTTAGAAATCAAGCAGTTAGAAGCACCTGCAGATTACATGTTGGTGATACACAAATTAAAGATTCATAACCATTGGTGATATAAATCTTTGTAACTTGTTTTCCGTTTTCAGGTTTCATAAGAATCGGCGCGGTATCCCAGTGAACACTGCCTACCTAGGTCCCATTAAGAATATAACATATGTATCAGACTATGGTTAATTTCATTGCCCCAGGAGAAACCCGCAATGTCTCAGATGGCATAAAACCAGCGAAACATGATGTCAATGTCCCTTTCTTTTCACATGACGCAAGGAATTCTTGTTCGTGGCTCCTTTTACTATGGAAACTACGACGGACTCAATAAGCCTCCCGTCTTTGATCTGTACCTGGGAACAAACTACAAGCATGACGCTAATCTTGGTGATGCAAGATAAGTTAATTGGATGGATATCATAGTTGTGTCTCCTATTGATTACCTGCAAGTGTTTGGTAAACAAAGGGAGCAGAATTCCATTTATATCTGGGCTGGATTTTAGGTCACTGAAAACTACTCTTTACCCAGAGGTAAATGCAAGACAATTGCTTGTGCCGATTAATTCTAATCAATTGCACTTGGGCCCCATAGACAATTCAAGAATCAGTTAGTTTTCGGCTTAGAATTCTTGTGATCAAATTTTAGCTTCGCAAATCCATGTTACCGCTGTCCAAAAACTTTTTTATTTTATACTTGGCTGAGCTGCTGAACGTACCCAGCAATGTGGTGCGCAGTttgatatcattatcaataacaaGACATGGAACACCCAACCTTACACGCCAACATACCTATATTTACCAATTCTTTTTCCGGTATTGTAGATGGGATGGCAAAAAATGCAAAGCTGCCACCTATCATCAATGCCACTGAGATGTACTTAATGAAACAAATAACTGAGGTTGCAACTGATCCTGGAGATTTTATGAATTTATTGATGCAATAGTAGTACAGACTACATAGGGTATAACAAGATAGAGTGACAGAGTTATGGGTTTTGTGTACTTTCACAACAGAAAAATGTTCACTTCCAATAACAAACCTTGGGAAAAGTTCACTTTTGAAATAATAACTCTAAATCCGTGTGATTCCCAACATCAAACTTTTTAAACCGTTCAGTTTTCACCCTTGATTAGTTGCGTAGGTGGTTTTCTTGACATGGATATCACGTGCCCACCAGATTACTTCTTCCATGTCACGCTAATTGATTTGTTTCTACCAATTTTTGTAGTATTTTCTGTGAAATGCTTTTTATCTACTAATTGTGAAGTTTGTTTTAGACAGTTTGTTGCCATAATTTGTTGTCGACGGCAGTGCCCTTGTGGACACATCGTATCCACGTTACCAAAAACCGATGGTTTCGACAGCTAGTGGTTACAATTCAAACAGTTCTACAGCATAagacatctccaaccgagcgacccaaacggacgcgctgggccatccgtttttggccgtttgggtgaccgagcggacacgcggacagcggcccgcgtccacgtgtccgtttgggtcgcacgctgcacccaacgcggcgaccaaaaaaagacgccacgtggttcttcttccttgcgcggcgctgcgccatggcaggcctcgacgggacagtaatgctgggcggtggaacgcgcgggaaagtccccgcgcgcgcgaaaaggcCATTGGCGCGCACTCGCGcgccaagtttcccgccaggccgccggctataaaagacggcggcggccaCAGACCGCATCACACCCTCTCCGCCGTCatctccccctccaccttctccgatgccctctccatcgccatgccgcgcaccctgcaggccacgtgggccaagctctccctcgccgcccgggccaggttcccgcggacggaggaggaggagcgcgcggactcgcggtgggtcgccgacgacgaggcgctccgcgtcgctgtcgAGGCGGCGACGAAGAAGGAAGGGGACGCGGAGAtagtggaggcggccgcggatggCTTTCAAGAGACCgcagacggctggtacgaggccgcggaggaggagcccgtgaACGAGGacgacctcgcgctggcgaacatcaacgccgccatcgaggagcgtctcgccgacctcacgcgtgtgacgaaggagcacgaggcgacATGTCGGGTCGGCAgccgccgattaggcgacctcctcggccagaagaacgagttgctcgctatgcgagcaacctgccacctcatccagatgccctcgcccgagcggcgcgcccgggaggctgctgcgtcggcggagtGCGGCCGACAAGAGCGCATGCACCGGCGGaacgagaaccacgaggcccaggccgccggccgcggccacctggaggcgcgcaccgctatggaacgcgccgccctgcaggagctagagctatgcgggaagcggatggtgccgccgcaggaggcggagcgcgagcgcgcccgaggcgcgcggacggaaaggaggaggatgaaggcctccgccacgccacccagctcgtaagctggagtggaatcctcacgcgtacagcccatccgcgtcgagtgaaatccacggccccgacggcgagccggcgaagagtcgccggcgaggacgccggccccgtacgtattaggatagaagtagtagactTAAAAAATGTAATGAGTTCTTTTTAATGAAAGATATTAGTTatgtctatgacacgcgggccaggggcgacaaggggcggacgcgcgcggccagccatcggcgtccgcggccacgcaaactcgtcccaaaTTTGGGCCggatttgggtcgtcccggacaccgcggccatccgtttttgggatggatccgcgcgctgggccgcggttttgtccgtttcgacccatccggacgcgcgggcgcgggatgggtcgccgcgttggagatgccctaaagctcAAAAATATTCTCTTGCCAAATTCAGGGTTGAGAAGCAGAGATCCTCTTTGCAGTATGAGATGTATTGGTATCTTAAAGCTTGCCTGCTTATCTCTTCGTTTTGTACTGGCTTAATTGGCCATCTCTACTAATTTTAGAGATTTTGAAACACTCCAATATCCGTAGGTTTCTGACTTATCATCATTGTTTCTTTGGATATTAATGTGGTcctgccttttttcttttgatactAATAGCAAAATGGCCACGTGGCCTTTTTCTCTATCATCTTTATGTTTTTGTATATCTAGGAATTGATGTACTTGTATAAAAAAATAAAGATCTGTCTTTTTTTAGTAGGCTGAATTGTATATTCAATTATTCATCATCCACAAAATTTGCAAGCATATCTGCAaatttctcaacaaaaaaaatcttTGCACAGATAATATTAACAGAATTAACATCTTTGCGAACTAACAGAGTTACCCAGAAATATCTGAAACAATTTACACAGCATTACACAGACACTCTTGTATTATCTCCCTACAGGAACTCTGGACACATGATATGTGCTTTGCTTGTTTGTCTCCACCGTCCACAAATAAATATTCTTCCAGAACACTAACAGTATATTTTGGAAGAGCAACGTGATTCTCTTCATTTACATGCATTGAATAGCTGCATACTTTTGCCGCTTGTATTTAGTCCTGAAATGAAGCTGAAAATAGCACTTTCGAAAGCATTTTATTTCCCCATTCCTTACTAGATTAATTCACAATATCTTTCTCTGTTTCCAGGGATTTGTCACACAGCAACTTGTCTGCGCCTATTCCCGATTTTCTCAGGCTACTTTCgttactatttttttttgtaagaCTTATTACTTATCTGCTCATTCTTGCATCTGTACAGAATGGTTTATGGTAATGGTATACCATGCTTTTTCAGGCATGCTATTGCAGGCTCAGCACTCGACAAGGATTCACCAAAAGAACTTAGTTTCCTTAATTGGCTACTGCAAGGACAGAAATCATTTGGCTCTTGTTTACGAGTACATGACCAAAGGGGACCTGCAGGATCATCTGAGAGGTTGTTCAAAGGGGACCTGCAGTATTAGATATACATTCCTATATCGTCTAATCGAGGTTTATAGGCGCCATTGATCTGCTGTGAGCTTATCATGAAATTCAGTTTACAGAGGAATGTTACATTTTCACAAAAGAGAAAtgcttagagcaggtctaacagaccccttaaaagccccaaccccgtaaaataaccgccaATATAcagggtagagctctacccggccgtctagcagaccccgtaaatcagCCCCCGGTATCgaatttttacagttttggctacggggcggctccTCGCCCCTTACAAGTACAGGGTGGGAGGGTGAATACAGGGCGAACCCCTCACCTTGGCGGGCTGAAATTTCAGCTCGCAACTGCTTCTGCGCACTGTagcgggcggcggccatggcgggcgttcggagcgggagcgggc includes:
- the LOC124685940 gene encoding endoglucanase 5-like; translation: MSDVTVRFVLAAAVMAVSLVMASSASPSSSSPSAPSHDYGDALRKSLLYFEAQRSGRLPYNQRVRWRGHSGLTDGLEQGVDLVGGYYDAGDHVKFGLPMAFTVTMLSWSIIEYGDQVAAAGELVHALQSIKWGTDYFIKAHTAPNELWTQVGDGDSDHYCWQRPEDMTTSRRAYKVDAEHPGSEVAAETAAAMAAASVVFRNAGDAHYAHLLLHHAQQLFEFADKYRGRYHESVRVVKSFYPSSSGYKDELLWAALWLHRATGSRRYLDYAVDNADDFGGTGWGVSEFSWDIKYSGLQVLASKLLLEEKDLSSEQRLVLEQYRSKAEFYVCSNMNKNPGGAARNAPRTPAGLLFIRAWNNLQYVTNAAFLITVHSDLLSSLGEPLRCLPDDDADTSDTGGEAAAEVVVPAAEVLAFAKFQADYILGTNPAETSYLVGYGEKYPRQVHHRAASTASVKQEKGFIGCAQGFDDWYSAGGDNPHDLVGAVVGGPDGKDRFRDERGMYIHTEACTYNTAPMVGVLSRFMEIQRQQGEQDL